The Streptococcus sp. S5 genome contains a region encoding:
- the folE gene encoding GTP cyclohydrolase I FolE: MDTKKIEEAVKMIIEAVGEDENREGLQETPTRIAKMYQEIFAGLGQTAEEHLSKSFEIIDNNMVVEKDIFFHSMCEHHFLPFYGKVHIAYIPNGRVAGLSKLARTVEVYAKKPQIQERLTVEIADALMEYLGAQGALVWVEAEHMCMNMRGVRKPGTATVTTAARGLLATDKDLKNEAYKLMGH; the protein is encoded by the coding sequence ATGGATACAAAGAAAATTGAAGAAGCAGTGAAAATGATCATCGAGGCAGTCGGTGAAGATGAGAACCGTGAGGGACTTCAGGAAACGCCGACCCGCATTGCCAAGATGTACCAAGAAATCTTTGCAGGACTAGGGCAGACAGCAGAAGAGCACCTGTCTAAATCATTTGAAATCATTGATAACAATATGGTGGTCGAGAAGGATATCTTCTTCCATTCCATGTGTGAGCATCACTTTTTACCATTTTATGGAAAAGTGCACATTGCCTACATTCCAAATGGCCGTGTGGCTGGGCTTTCCAAACTGGCTCGTACGGTTGAAGTTTATGCTAAAAAGCCACAGATTCAGGAACGTTTGACGGTAGAAATCGCAGATGCCTTGATGGAATATCTTGGAGCACAAGGAGCACTTGTCTGGGTAGAAGCAGAGCATATGTGTATGAACATGCGTGGTGTCCGTAAACCTGGGACCGCTACAGTGACAACTGCTGCGCGTGGACTGCTTGCGACAGATAAAGACTTAAAAAATGAAGCCTATAAACTCATGGGCCACTAA
- a CDS encoding bifunctional folylpolyglutamate synthase/dihydrofolate synthase — protein sequence MKTKEHQLDLRWLEAYRSQDPHFGLERMEALLALRGNPHLDCRVIHVAGTNGKGSTIATLSQLLRQAGLRVGVFTSPYLIHYNDQITINGEAIADQDLQTYLDSYQQLLQAEQSKAVFQGLTEFEVMTAIAYDYFAHEELDYVIMEVGMGGRLDSTNVCQPVLTAITSIGLDHVALLGPDLASIAREKAGIIKPGIPLVLGKLDTEASQVIEGIAIQKQAPITAYDRDYQVELEASCLSGQSFSYHSSKREKVSYQVALLGHHQARNAALAISICDILFERAGRELLSRELVDEALHQVVWPGRMEVVSQNPMILLDGAHNPHAVAPLIASLRELFPSQKKTILFTCIRTKALEEMLIQWQELENSRLILTTFEDPRAYSQEEIRAAAKKHQLEEVNWQEFLQNWQAKGDELLIVTGSLYFLSKVRPYLLKTEKSN from the coding sequence ATGAAGACAAAAGAACATCAGTTGGATCTTCGTTGGCTAGAAGCCTATCGTTCCCAAGATCCACATTTCGGCTTGGAGCGCATGGAAGCTCTCTTGGCTTTGAGAGGAAATCCTCACCTAGACTGTCGGGTCATTCATGTTGCGGGGACCAATGGCAAAGGATCTACCATTGCTACCTTGTCCCAACTCTTGAGACAGGCAGGTTTACGCGTTGGAGTCTTTACCTCTCCTTATCTGATCCATTACAATGACCAAATCACCATTAATGGCGAAGCCATTGCGGATCAAGACCTGCAAACCTACCTGGATAGTTACCAGCAGCTCCTGCAAGCTGAACAATCAAAGGCCGTCTTTCAAGGGTTGACTGAATTTGAAGTGATGACGGCCATCGCCTATGATTATTTTGCTCACGAGGAGCTGGATTATGTGATCATGGAAGTCGGTATGGGGGGACGACTTGACAGTACTAATGTCTGCCAGCCCGTTCTAACCGCGATCACTTCGATTGGCTTGGATCATGTCGCCCTTTTGGGTCCAGATCTGGCTTCCATTGCCCGTGAAAAGGCAGGCATCATTAAGCCAGGAATTCCTCTGGTTCTAGGGAAATTAGATACAGAAGCTAGCCAAGTCATTGAAGGCATTGCGATTCAGAAGCAGGCACCGATAACAGCCTATGACAGAGATTACCAAGTTGAGCTAGAAGCCTCTTGTCTATCGGGCCAATCCTTTTCTTATCACAGTTCCAAAAGAGAAAAAGTCTCTTATCAAGTAGCGCTCTTAGGCCATCACCAGGCCAGAAATGCAGCTCTCGCGATTAGTATCTGTGATATACTTTTTGAAAGAGCAGGGCGTGAACTCTTGTCAAGAGAGTTAGTGGATGAGGCCTTGCATCAAGTCGTCTGGCCTGGCCGGATGGAAGTGGTCTCACAAAATCCCATGATCTTGCTAGATGGGGCCCATAACCCCCACGCCGTTGCGCCTTTAATCGCAAGTCTTCGGGAACTTTTCCCAAGTCAAAAAAAGACCATTCTTTTTACCTGCATCCGGACCAAAGCTTTAGAAGAGATGCTCATTCAGTGGCAGGAACTGGAAAATAGTCGCTTGATCCTCACAACCTTTGAAGATCCAAGAGCCTATTCTCAAGAAGAGATAAGAGCTGCTGCGAAAAAGCATCAGCTTGAGGAAGTCAACTGGCAAGAGTTTCTACAAAACTGGCAAGCAAAAGGCGATGAGCTCCTCATTGTAACGGGGTCGCTCTACTTCCTTAGCAAGGTACGACCTTATTTATTAAAAACAGAAAAATCCAACTAG
- the folP gene encoding dihydropteroate synthase → MIDNKWLSGQGTLLCGILNVTPDSFSDGGKYTSVDAALQQARKLIQEGAQILDIGGESTRPGSHYVEIQEEIDRVVPVIKAIRKESDVLISVDTWKSQVAATALEAGADIVNDITGFLGDPKMAAVVAEHEAGAVLMFNPVMARPHHPSSTIFPSFGLEPVFSEQELQQMTQEPIQDLMWTFFDRSLAVAKAAGVQMDRIMLDPGIGFGLTKRENLLLLQELGTIHQKGYPIFLGVSRKRFVVNIIEEAGFETDPATETGFLNRDLASSHLTSIAASQGVEVVRVHDIPLHKMAASLGQAIFQAQEAADTNLKQYK, encoded by the coding sequence ATGATTGATAATAAATGGCTGAGTGGCCAAGGGACCCTTCTTTGTGGGATCTTAAATGTCACTCCGGATTCATTTTCTGATGGCGGTAAGTATACGAGTGTGGATGCAGCCTTGCAGCAGGCGAGAAAACTGATCCAAGAAGGAGCTCAGATCCTCGATATCGGAGGAGAATCAACCAGACCAGGAAGTCATTATGTGGAGATCCAAGAAGAGATTGACCGCGTGGTTCCAGTGATTAAAGCCATTCGGAAAGAAAGTGATGTCTTGATCTCAGTGGATACCTGGAAGTCCCAAGTGGCGGCAACAGCGCTCGAAGCTGGAGCTGATATTGTCAACGATATTACTGGTTTTCTTGGAGATCCTAAGATGGCTGCTGTCGTCGCGGAGCATGAAGCGGGCGCAGTTCTCATGTTTAATCCAGTGATGGCAAGACCGCATCATCCAAGTTCCACTATCTTTCCAAGTTTTGGGCTTGAACCAGTTTTTTCAGAGCAAGAACTTCAACAGATGACTCAAGAACCGATTCAAGACTTGATGTGGACTTTCTTTGACCGCTCGCTTGCGGTAGCGAAGGCAGCCGGTGTCCAGATGGATCGTATTATGTTGGATCCTGGGATCGGATTTGGGTTGACCAAGCGAGAGAACTTACTCTTATTACAAGAACTTGGGACGATTCACCAAAAGGGGTATCCGATCTTTCTAGGGGTCTCCCGCAAACGCTTTGTGGTCAACATTATTGAGGAAGCTGGATTTGAGACAGATCCTGCAACGGAGACTGGTTTTTTGAATCGGGACCTGGCTTCGAGCCATTTGACGAGTATTGCAGCCAGTCAAGGAGTCGAAGTGGTGCGGGTGCATGATATTCCCCTTCACAAGATGGCAGCCAGTCTGGGGCAAGCCATTTTCCAAGCCCAAGAGGCAGCAGATACCAATTTAAAACAATACAAGTAA
- a CDS encoding CPBP family intramembrane glutamic endopeptidase: MKNIQSFIREHPLCQNALWLLLFVPLFFLSQFPLITMVYSLQEGMDERWITILTLLVTVAVFFVFYKVIKMSPLENLDVRVITWPALGRNFLFLLLLMANNLLAYPLLKEEAGGTTANQAALNELQSHAPFLAMGMVVILVAPILEELLCRAIIPRLIFRGAEPIGYLAGALFFTYLHGPSTLGEWVAYGGMSLILTWVAYRYKRIEYSICLHMTLNALAYYYPVVILLCLLPVWRVFFHDKL, from the coding sequence TTGAAAAATATACAGTCTTTTATTCGAGAGCACCCATTATGTCAGAATGCCCTCTGGCTCCTTCTTTTTGTGCCCTTATTCTTTCTCTCACAATTCCCCCTCATCACTATGGTTTATTCCCTTCAAGAAGGAATGGATGAAAGGTGGATCACTATCCTCACTCTCTTGGTGACAGTGGCGGTGTTCTTTGTTTTTTATAAGGTCATCAAGATGAGCCCTCTGGAGAACTTAGATGTTCGGGTCATAACCTGGCCGGCTCTAGGGAGAAATTTTCTTTTTCTTCTCTTGTTGATGGCTAATAACCTGCTAGCCTATCCCTTGTTGAAAGAAGAGGCAGGTGGTACAACAGCAAACCAAGCGGCTCTGAATGAACTGCAATCTCATGCTCCTTTTCTTGCTATGGGCATGGTCGTGATCCTTGTCGCTCCGATTCTAGAAGAGCTGCTCTGTCGGGCCATCATCCCTCGTTTGATCTTTCGAGGGGCAGAACCGATCGGTTATCTAGCCGGTGCTCTCTTTTTTACTTACTTACATGGACCGAGTACCCTAGGGGAATGGGTAGCTTACGGAGGCATGTCCTTGATCTTAACTTGGGTGGCTTATCGCTACAAGCGGATCGAGTATAGCATTTGCCTTCATATGACCTTGAATGCGCTGGCTTATTACTATCCAGTGGTCATACTCCTTTGTTTATTGCCAGTATGGAGAGTTTTCTTCCATGATAAATTATGA
- a CDS encoding acetate kinase — protein MSKTISINAGSSSLKWQLYQMPEETVLAKGLIERIGLKDSISTVKFDGRSEKQVLDIQDHTQAVKILLDDLIRFDIIKSYDEITGVGHRVVAGGEYFKDSALVDDEVLRKVEELSLLAPLHNPANAAGIRAFREICPNITSVVVFDTSFHTTMPEKAYRYPLPTKYYTENKVRKYGAHGTSHQYVAGEAAKLLGKPLEELKLITCHVGNGVSVTAVDKGISVDTSMGFTPLGGVMMGTRTGDLDPAIIPYLMEHTEDFNKPEDISRILNRESGLLGVSGSSSDMRDIHTAMHNGDEKAKLAYDIFIDRLQKYIGQYLAVLNGADAIIFTAGIGENAVNVRSSIINGISWFGCKVDPEKNVFGVVGDISTDDSRVKVLVIPTDEELVIARDVERFKNQ, from the coding sequence ATGTCGAAAACAATTTCTATTAATGCAGGAAGCTCTAGTTTGAAATGGCAATTGTACCAAATGCCAGAGGAAACTGTTCTTGCAAAAGGGTTGATTGAACGGATCGGTTTGAAAGATTCTATTTCAACTGTTAAATTTGATGGACGCTCTGAAAAACAAGTATTAGATATCCAGGACCATACACAAGCTGTAAAAATTTTGTTGGATGATTTGATTCGTTTTGATATTATCAAATCCTACGATGAGATTACAGGTGTGGGCCACCGCGTCGTTGCTGGTGGAGAATACTTCAAGGATTCTGCCTTGGTAGATGACGAAGTCCTTCGAAAAGTAGAAGAATTGTCTTTGTTAGCACCTCTTCATAATCCTGCAAATGCAGCTGGAATTCGTGCCTTTAGAGAGATTTGTCCAAATATTACCAGTGTTGTGGTATTTGATACTTCTTTCCATACAACCATGCCGGAAAAAGCTTATCGTTACCCACTTCCAACTAAATATTACACAGAAAATAAGGTTCGTAAATATGGCGCTCATGGAACCAGTCATCAGTATGTGGCTGGTGAAGCTGCTAAACTTCTTGGAAAACCATTAGAAGAATTGAAATTGATCACCTGCCACGTTGGAAATGGTGTATCTGTTACAGCGGTTGACAAGGGAATCTCTGTCGATACCTCAATGGGCTTCACACCTCTAGGTGGTGTCATGATGGGAACCCGTACAGGGGATCTCGATCCAGCGATTATTCCATACTTGATGGAACATACAGAGGATTTCAATAAGCCTGAAGATATTAGCCGCATCCTCAATCGTGAATCCGGTCTTCTGGGTGTTTCTGGATCTTCTAGTGACATGCGGGATATTCATACAGCGATGCATAATGGAGACGAAAAAGCCAAATTGGCTTACGATATCTTTATCGATCGTTTGCAAAAATACATCGGTCAATACTTGGCTGTTTTGAATGGTGCAGATGCCATCATCTTTACAGCAGGAATCGGTGAAAATGCAGTAAATGTTCGTTCTTCTATTATCAATGGCATCAGCTGGTTTGGCTGCAAGGTCGACCCTGAAAAGAACGTCTTTGGAGTTGTCGGAGACATTTCCACAGATGATTCCCGTGTCAAGGTATTGGTTATTCCAACGGATGAAGAGTTGGTGATTGCGCGTGACGTTGAACGTTTCAAAAATCAGTAA